ttcaaCTCCCTAATAGTTTGTTTACATTTGCATCCACCTGTTAGGGTCCTAGTAGGTTCTGTAAACCTTAACAGGGGAATCTGTGCCACTGAGGGTTTACAGTCCACTGAAGATTATGCTTGTCAGTGAgtatttatgaaaatgaaaaactttaGGATTTGCAAGCATGTAATTTCCTTTAGCGCTTACCAGGGATTGGCTTAATTTTCACTCTCAAACTTTGCTTTGATTAAGGTAAGATTAAGACAATGGACAACTACAGGAAGgcttaaaatgttaaaataatacagttGCTGATTGAAATGTTAATGCAGAATGGCCTTGGGAGGGGATTCAGCTTCATGAGTGGACCCTGAGGTCTTCCTCCCGCCTGCGGCTCCTCTGGTAGGGTGGAATGTTGCTCTGACCCCTTCCCATTGGCGTGGTGTGTTTGTCCAGGTGCCTGCCGCTTCCATAAAAGACGGAGATCACTGGACCCAGCACATTCCGCAagtgctgcagcaaagaaaaatgacacAACGTGTTCATTGGGTGGTTTTACTTTTGTGTTTTGGATTAATGTGTCATCTTGTAACTGGAATTTTTATGGACAAGCTTGCCAACAATAAGCTGTGTGCTGATGACAACTGTGTCTGTAAgtaattttgcattaattttgaGGACAAAATAGCCTCAAAAATGATGAGTTTGCATGCAGTAGTGCAAGGGAAAactattttgtttatttaggtCTATTATATTTGCATTGGGTTCTCAACTGTAAAAGCAGAGTGGGAGGGTTTGTGTGGAATGGCACATGCACTTTTACTGCAAAAAGGGTTTTCTAAAGGACATTATTCACTCAAGTAACGGTAAGTGTATAGAGGAGGATTGTAGATTCCACTGTGATGAAATGGCACATTCTTAAGCTGTTACTTTGCTTACTGAAGAACACaaaactgagcagaaaaaaatcttgaagaCTATTGATTTCAGGATAACCTACTTTTATTTGTAGGAATAGTTTTATGCGTGTGCATACCAGCATACACGTATTTATGTTTCTCTCTCTAAAAGTATGTATTTCAATTTGTCCAtctcatgttttttttctagacaCCATTTCCCTTGCCAGAGCAGAAGAGGATTATAACGCTCCAGACTGCAGattcattaatattaaaaaagggCAGTTGATTTATGTTTACTCAAAactagtgaaagaaaaagactcTGGAGAATTCTGGGCTGGAAGTGTAAGAGAAGATACTTGTGTATATGAGCAAACCAGAAGTAGATTAACACACATTTCTGTCAAGAAATGGATGTTAATGCTGAGCTATTGTGGATTTTAAAGCAACAACTTAGTTTTCAAGACAGATGTTTAAACTTAAACTGATTGAGGAGTCTTGaaggttttaatattttttgaatgAAATATCTATATGGTAGTTATGAACTGAACCTTAACAGAAGAGCTCAACAGTTCTTTTCTGCGGCTTTTTGCTGATGGAGGAAAAAGATTTTATCACAGTTAATCATAAAACTCTTAAATTTAAGGGAAGCAAAGACAAATATtagctgcatttatttaaaaattccagATAAACTCTTAAGTAGTATTAATTTACTCCAACAAATATATGCCTCTATCAGAACTTTTGTAAATGGTTTGTTTCATGTGCCAGCTAATTGGAAACTAGGAAATCTAAAATGAGAGCAAGAAACACTATTAGTAACTGCCTTTGACTAAATCATGAACTAGCTCAAACCAGAAGAGGACTGTTTTAAGGCACCTAATTATACATCTCCTTGCTTGAAGGTTTATGGAGAACAGTATGAAGACCATATGGGGACAGTTGGTTATTTCCCTAGCAGTTTAGTCTCAGAACAACATGTCTATCAAGAAGCAAATAAGACCGTTCCTACAACGGTAAGGAATTTGCAAAAGCCCAGCTGGCTACATAATTATACTTGGCTGTGTAATGCTAATTTGCTGTAAAAACAAATCATAATTGTGGCAGTTGATTGTAGAGTATCACAGATGCTTAGGGATCCAATCTTTGGGCCTTTATACAGGCAAATAGCATCAATAAAATCCCTAACATAAGCTCTGATATTGCAGACATTACAAATACTGCATTAAGGGCTTGCTTCTATTAGAGTTCCTATTGTTTTGAGTAGTATTCCTTCAAGGCCATGTAAATTTTACCTAAAGCTTTCTTTCTTAGAGTCTGGATATTGTGCCACATACTTCAGTAACGTACAAGGGTGCTTTCTATTAattgtatgtatatatgcacactGTCATACAGAACTTCTGATTTACTGAAAGTATGCTTGCTTTCTCAAAACAAAGTTATTGGTATGTCAAAAAGCTTTTGGAAACATGTTAGTGTTCTGTGAGTAAGTAGGTGTATTTCTGAAAGGAGGATTGTCCCTTTACTAGGTACAGAGTGTCTCATACACCAGACAGTTCATAATTTTACTAAAGATTGGAAACACTTCACAGAGGATTGGAAGAGGAGGGTCTTTTCTCAGAGACTGGTATGATTTAGCTTACAACTAACACTGGTAGCTTATGTCCATGCTTAGAAACAAATTGACTGGTAGGTTTACAG
This genomic interval from Falco cherrug isolate bFalChe1 chromosome 13, bFalChe1.pri, whole genome shotgun sequence contains the following:
- the OTOR gene encoding otoraplin, translated to MTQRVHWVVLLLCFGLMCHLVTGIFMDKLANNKLCADDNCVYTISLARAEEDYNAPDCRFINIKKGQLIYVYSKLVKEKDSGEFWAGSVYGEQYEDHMGTVGYFPSSLVSEQHVYQEANKTVPTTDIDFFCE